TGACCTGTGTCGGCCGCTGCTGCGCCAACTGCGCCATTCGCTTCTGGCTCTGCGTATCCACGACCTGCTGCCCGCCAGCTTGTATCAGGCCATTCTGCTGGATCCGGGTTGCCTGTCGGCCTTTTTGGACGTGGCCGCGGCCAAGCGCGGCTACCCGAGCTTCCTGGCCTACATCGCCCGGCGTCTGCCCGGCTTGACCCTCAAGGCCCTGCCCGACGCGTAGCCGTTCAGGAAACCGAAGGCTGCCAGCCTGCCATCGTCCTGCGCGAGTGCCTGGCTTGCCCCAACCTCGTTCCAGCCCTATATGAATGTTCCATTGGCCTGTCGGAGAATCGTTTCCAAAACAGCCAAGGACCAAAGGAGGCCCGGCCCATGCTGAAACGAATGAAGCGCACCGTGCGCGAGGTCATCCACGACCGGCCCGGAGCGCGTTTTCGCAACTACCACCGCCGGAGCAGGGACAGCCAGATGCACCCCGCCCGGCGCACCATGTACTACGTCCTTGCCGCCGTGCTACTAGTCGTGGGTGCGGTGTTGTCCGTGCTGCCCGGCCCGGCCTTTGTCTTCTTTCTGCTTGCCTTTGCCATCCTCGCCGCCCGTTCGCGCCGCGTAGCCTGCCTGCTCGACCGCGCGGAGATCCAGGGCTGGCGCATCGTGAACAAGTTCCGCGCCAGATAAGGCGAACCGCATAAGAACTGGGAAGGGCTTTGCCCTCCCAGACCCTGATTTATTTCCCCGCCGCTGGACGCACCCGCTACGTTCCACTATAACTGGCCGATGCTGGGAATACCCGAAAGAGCCTTGCGCAACGGCATGGTCCTCCCGCCGGTCACGGAACGTCCCAGGACCCAGGGACGTTCCGGGCCGGACCGCTGGACCATGCTGACCTTGTACGGCTGGTGGAGCCTCGTCTTTTACCGAGTTTTCGCCGACCTGGCTTCCGAGGTGCGGCGCTACTACATCAGCTATCTGTGGTGGGTTTTCGAGCCTGTGCTGAACATGGCCGTGCTCTATCTGGTCTTCGGCATCT
The genomic region above belongs to Desulfocurvibacter africanus subsp. africanus DSM 2603 and contains:
- a CDS encoding PGPGW domain-containing protein; protein product: MLKRMKRTVREVIHDRPGARFRNYHRRSRDSQMHPARRTMYYVLAAVLLVVGAVLSVLPGPAFVFFLLAFAILAARSRRVACLLDRAEIQGWRIVNKFRAR